From the genome of Streptomyces sp. NBC_01317, one region includes:
- a CDS encoding glycosyltransferase family 2 protein has product MSRPRVGVAVLTMGTRPVELRALLDSVAKQREPATRTVVVGNGSPLPQLPDGVIGIDLPENLGVSGGRNVAMEKLRECGDVDVLVDLDDDGLLIEADVITRVADLYEADPELGIVSFRIADETGFTQRRHVPRLRADDPMRAGEVTTFLGGGHALSMPMLAETGGWPDAFFFTHEETDLAWRALDAGWKIRYEPGLVLQHPRTSPARHAEYYRMTARNRVWLARRNLPAPLVPLYLGTWILLTVARTRSMTGLRAWFGGFAEGVRTACGTRRPMRWSTVRRMTALGRPPVI; this is encoded by the coding sequence ATGTCCCGACCACGTGTGGGTGTGGCCGTGCTGACCATGGGGACCCGGCCCGTAGAGCTGCGGGCCCTGCTGGACTCCGTGGCCAAGCAGCGCGAACCGGCCACCCGGACCGTGGTCGTCGGCAACGGTTCGCCTCTCCCCCAACTGCCCGACGGAGTCATCGGCATCGACCTCCCCGAGAACCTCGGCGTCTCCGGCGGACGCAACGTCGCCATGGAAAAACTCCGCGAGTGCGGTGACGTCGACGTCCTGGTGGACCTGGACGACGACGGGCTCCTCATCGAGGCGGACGTCATCACCCGCGTGGCCGATCTGTACGAGGCCGATCCGGAGCTGGGCATCGTCAGCTTCCGTATCGCGGACGAGACCGGCTTCACCCAGCGGCGCCACGTGCCGCGCCTGCGTGCCGACGACCCGATGCGGGCGGGCGAGGTGACCACCTTCCTCGGCGGCGGCCACGCGCTCTCCATGCCGATGCTGGCGGAGACGGGCGGCTGGCCGGACGCGTTCTTCTTCACGCACGAGGAGACCGACCTCGCGTGGCGCGCGCTCGACGCGGGCTGGAAGATCCGGTACGAGCCCGGCCTGGTGCTCCAGCATCCGCGTACGTCCCCCGCCCGGCACGCCGAGTACTACCGGATGACCGCCCGCAACCGCGTCTGGCTGGCCCGCCGCAACCTGCCCGCTCCGCTCGTCCCGCTCTACCTGGGCACGTGGATCCTGCTGACGGTGGCCCGTACCCGCTCCATGACGGGGCTGCGCGCCTGGTTCGGCGGCTTCGCCGAGGGCGTGAGAACGGCGTGCGGCACGCGGCGCCCGATGCGCTGGAGCACGGTACGCCGCATGACGGCGCTGGGCCGCCCGCCGGTCATCTGA
- a CDS encoding helix-turn-helix domain-containing protein, whose translation MSEPRSAPTIGQLVLSRRLQALRERAGISRDEAGRMLRVTAATVRRMEMAEVGLKIPYVQLLLPAYGVPEDEAATFLHLADEASKPGWWQRFHDILPDWFGGYVSLEEAARTIRSYEPHFVPGLLQTEDYARAVLTAGEVGRASPGRLERHVALRMQRQALLTRTEQPPVYWAVLDETVLRRPVGSAAVMRAQIDRLLEATERPNVTLQIAEFAAGHHPGTYSPFVLFRFAVPELPDMVYIEYLTGALYLDKPPEVAAHMEAMDRMVAQAESARRTRDILAAFRKDL comes from the coding sequence GTGAGTGAGCCGCGGTCGGCGCCGACCATCGGACAGCTTGTCCTCAGCCGACGGCTCCAGGCACTCCGGGAGCGGGCCGGGATCAGCCGTGACGAGGCCGGCAGGATGCTGCGGGTGACCGCCGCGACCGTACGGCGGATGGAAATGGCCGAGGTCGGGCTCAAGATTCCTTACGTACAGCTCCTGTTGCCCGCGTACGGCGTCCCCGAGGACGAGGCCGCCACCTTTCTGCATCTCGCCGACGAGGCCAGCAAGCCCGGCTGGTGGCAGCGGTTCCACGACATCCTGCCCGACTGGTTCGGCGGGTACGTCAGCCTCGAAGAGGCCGCGCGGACCATTCGGTCGTACGAACCGCACTTCGTGCCCGGCCTGCTCCAGACCGAGGACTACGCCCGGGCCGTCCTGACCGCCGGTGAGGTCGGCCGCGCGAGCCCCGGGCGCCTGGAGCGGCATGTCGCGCTGCGGATGCAACGCCAGGCGCTCCTCACCCGTACCGAACAACCCCCGGTCTACTGGGCGGTCCTGGACGAGACCGTGCTGCGCAGACCCGTCGGCTCGGCGGCCGTCATGCGGGCGCAGATCGACCGGCTGCTGGAGGCGACGGAACGCCCCAACGTCACACTCCAGATAGCCGAGTTCGCGGCCGGCCACCACCCGGGGACGTACAGCCCGTTCGTCCTTTTCCGGTTCGCCGTCCCCGAACTCCCCGACATGGTCTACATCGAGTACCTCACCGGCGCGCTCTACCTCGACAAACCCCCTGAGGTCGCCGCGCACATGGAGGCGATGGACCGCATGGTGGCGCAGGCGGAGTCCGCGCGCCGGACCCGGGACATCCTCGCCGCGTTCCGTAAGGACCTGTG